A region from the Aquimarina sp. ERC-38 genome encodes:
- a CDS encoding DUF3237 domain-containing protein: MSDLKSEFLFEITALLDKPIEIGESPLGKRLIYPVVGGTFDGPDLKGKVLPNGGDWLLMLDATTTKLDVRAILETDGGDKIYIHYGGFIHYKADGSYYFRTNPVFETSSEKYNWLNYTIGVGVGELIEGGVKYKVYAIK, translated from the coding sequence ATGTCCGATTTAAAATCCGAATTTTTATTTGAAATAACAGCTCTATTAGATAAACCCATAGAAATTGGTGAATCGCCGCTAGGCAAACGATTAATATATCCTGTGGTAGGGGGTACTTTTGATGGCCCTGACCTTAAAGGTAAAGTTTTACCAAATGGTGGGGATTGGCTTTTAATGCTAGATGCTACCACGACAAAATTAGATGTCAGAGCAATTTTAGAAACCGATGGAGGAGATAAAATATATATTCATTACGGTGGATTTATCCATTACAAAGCAGATGGAAGTTACTATTTCCGTACTAATCCGGTATTTGAAACCTCTTCTGAGAAGTATAACTGGTTAAATTATACCATTGGTGTTGGCGTTGGGGAGTTAATTGAAGGAGGTGTAAAATATAAAGTTTACGCAATAAAATAA
- a CDS encoding T9SS type A sorting domain-containing protein, which produces MKTKALLLVFCLYYSFTYSQNIVPQQNNLVLGERTVLWIRGFNPATDTWNGSDQEINTVYNAWNDYVSRNSYNTASIAEFDITPVYTFNATNSGGMVDQLRAAARAGGYDVDSYNTVAFHFAANVAIGGGAVGSGNGARGTMLIPTAATAFFPGVVHEGIHTMGLGHAEGLDGGNNIYPGINKGGVDPYFFMGSEGPDARLKADMNTYFKYRLGWINASNVRVQSTSPSSCVTRRLYKSSNIQNYDPNRIYAMQLGAPNNRIWLSYEPNTFNLDIQNKGNTGTLIHFLPRQSPAVSRLLDAHPNSIIAPGKFSTVADFWDAALKEGEQFFWETAAVTILSTGGTGDNQWVDVEVCNCLATTGDDDNDGICNQIDVCSGGDDNMDNDNDDIPDFCDECPDDPDNDENNNGVCDNLECLSKAKDDFDYIETFDVSSASGNSDSKAEGWKGNWYLTSEDKSTSEIAKGSLTHPLVTSSGNKIRIKHDTKEEVTSLVRKLDYSFKNGESFWIDFLIRGNKIGYGGMFIEPQELHQLSVGKSWNTDIGIANIPSGVFMNANTDYWVVAKWTLETTGTRIELWVNPTPGNFNENRPRLTEFSNTVLFEVDRIEIVHSLNAQSSDYEMDEITVGCNPPTILSACAQAGSPCDDNSNCTENDVYDENCNCYGVLIDADFDEICDLDDPDVTSCSVNSPCDDNDDCTINDVYDSECNCIGEFLDENDNNICDEEECSLTMVESFEYAENSSINGANGGFGFDGSWSVNNTAINGKIEIEKGSLVYDQFISKGNRLRVHNASESPNINISRTASINLASTDTIWVSFLIRANQLKSGGVWLRLNDRQDIALGKRTASLFGIDNNSNENPIEGGTTHWFVARYAISPSGVEVNGWIDPKLGSFDINNPDLSKTVNRRLASINSINIRFDNSISSEYELDEFTYGCKAPYPLSNSSKATLSVNSFEKDFEITISPNPTKDMLFINKNSPTDYNISMYTLSGQVIFENKSTNEIDMSSLNSGIYFLKISNSDLTKTTTRKVIKN; this is translated from the coding sequence ATGAAAACAAAAGCTTTACTTCTAGTCTTCTGTTTGTATTACAGTTTTACTTATTCACAAAACATCGTTCCTCAACAAAACAATTTGGTTCTTGGAGAACGAACCGTACTATGGATCAGAGGATTCAATCCTGCAACGGATACCTGGAATGGGTCGGATCAAGAAATTAATACCGTGTACAACGCCTGGAATGATTATGTTTCCAGAAATTCTTATAATACCGCTTCGATAGCGGAATTTGATATTACCCCCGTTTATACTTTTAACGCAACTAATTCGGGTGGAATGGTTGATCAACTACGAGCGGCTGCGAGGGCTGGCGGTTATGATGTAGATAGTTATAACACAGTAGCTTTTCACTTTGCTGCAAACGTTGCTATCGGCGGTGGAGCCGTAGGGTCAGGTAATGGGGCTAGGGGTACGATGCTTATTCCTACAGCTGCTACTGCTTTCTTCCCCGGAGTTGTTCATGAAGGGATTCATACCATGGGATTAGGGCACGCCGAAGGTCTTGATGGAGGTAATAACATATATCCCGGGATTAATAAAGGTGGAGTCGATCCTTACTTTTTTATGGGTAGTGAAGGACCGGACGCAAGGTTAAAAGCCGATATGAATACGTATTTTAAGTATCGGTTAGGATGGATAAATGCTTCAAACGTACGAGTTCAAAGTACCTCCCCCAGTAGCTGTGTGACCAGAAGATTGTATAAATCTTCAAATATTCAAAACTATGATCCAAACAGAATATATGCTATGCAACTAGGAGCTCCTAATAATAGGATATGGCTGAGTTATGAACCTAACACTTTTAATTTAGATATTCAAAATAAGGGTAATACCGGAACCTTAATTCATTTTTTACCTAGACAATCTCCTGCGGTATCCAGACTTCTGGATGCACACCCCAATTCAATTATTGCTCCAGGTAAGTTTTCTACTGTTGCTGATTTTTGGGATGCTGCACTTAAAGAGGGAGAACAATTTTTTTGGGAAACCGCTGCGGTCACCATCCTCAGTACCGGAGGAACCGGCGATAATCAATGGGTTGATGTAGAAGTTTGTAACTGTCTAGCCACCACAGGAGATGATGATAATGATGGTATTTGTAACCAGATTGATGTTTGTAGTGGTGGAGATGATAATATGGATAATGACAACGATGATATCCCGGACTTTTGTGATGAGTGCCCTGACGACCCGGATAATGATGAAAATAATAACGGTGTTTGTGATAATTTAGAATGTTTATCTAAGGCGAAAGATGATTTTGACTACATAGAAACCTTTGATGTATCGAGCGCCAGCGGTAATTCAGATTCAAAGGCTGAAGGCTGGAAAGGGAATTGGTATTTAACTTCTGAAGATAAAAGTACTTCTGAAATTGCAAAAGGATCTTTAACACATCCTCTTGTTACTTCATCTGGAAATAAAATTAGAATCAAACACGATACAAAAGAAGAGGTAACTTCTTTAGTAAGAAAACTGGATTATAGCTTTAAAAACGGAGAGAGTTTCTGGATTGATTTCCTTATCAGAGGAAATAAAATAGGGTACGGAGGTATGTTTATAGAACCTCAGGAATTACACCAACTTTCTGTAGGTAAAAGTTGGAATACGGATATTGGAATTGCTAACATTCCGTCAGGGGTATTTATGAATGCAAATACGGACTATTGGGTGGTTGCCAAATGGACTTTAGAAACTACGGGAACGAGGATAGAATTATGGGTAAACCCAACACCTGGTAATTTTAACGAAAATAGACCTAGACTTACAGAATTTTCGAATACGGTGTTATTTGAAGTTGATAGAATTGAAATTGTTCATTCGCTAAATGCTCAAAGTAGTGATTATGAAATGGACGAAATCACGGTAGGATGTAATCCGCCGACCATATTGTCAGCATGTGCGCAAGCAGGTAGTCCGTGCGATGATAATTCTAACTGTACAGAGAATGATGTATATGATGAAAATTGTAATTGCTATGGGGTATTGATTGATGCCGATTTTGATGAAATCTGCGATTTGGACGATCCGGATGTTACTTCTTGCTCTGTAAATTCACCTTGTGATGATAATGATGACTGTACTATTAATGACGTTTACGATAGTGAGTGTAATTGTATAGGTGAATTTTTAGACGAAAACGATAACAACATTTGTGATGAAGAAGAATGTTCTTTAACTATGGTTGAAAGTTTTGAATACGCCGAGAATAGTTCCATAAACGGAGCAAATGGTGGCTTTGGGTTTGATGGTAGTTGGAGTGTTAACAATACGGCAATTAATGGTAAGATAGAAATAGAAAAGGGATCACTTGTTTACGATCAATTCATTTCTAAGGGTAACAGGTTAAGAGTTCATAATGCGAGTGAATCTCCAAACATTAACATCAGTAGAACCGCAAGTATTAATTTGGCAAGTACGGATACGATTTGGGTTAGCTTTTTAATTAGGGCAAATCAATTGAAAAGCGGTGGTGTATGGCTAAGATTGAATGACCGCCAGGATATTGCTTTAGGTAAACGTACCGCTTCACTATTCGGTATAGATAACAATAGTAATGAAAATCCTATAGAAGGAGGAACAACGCATTGGTTTGTTGCACGCTATGCCATAAGTCCATCGGGTGTAGAGGTGAATGGCTGGATAGATCCTAAGCTTGGTTCCTTTGATATAAACAATCCGGATTTGAGTAAAACGGTTAATCGTCGTTTAGCTTCGATTAATTCAATTAATATCAGATTTGATAACAGTATTAGTTCAGAATACGAATTGGATGAATTTACTTATGGATGTAAAGCGCCGTATCCATTAAGTAATAGTTCCAAAGCTACCTTATCTGTAAACAGTTTTGAAAAGGATTTTGAGATTACTATTTCTCCAAACCCAACTAAGGATATGTTATTTATCAACAAAAACAGTCCTACTGATTATAACATAAGTATGTATACGCTATCAGGGCAGGTGATTTTTGAAAATAAATCAACCAATGAAATTGATATGTCTAGCCTTAATTCAGGTATTTATTTTCTAAAAATTTCAAATAGTGATTTAACAAAAACGACAACCAGAAAAGTGATTAAGAATTGA
- a CDS encoding S1 family peptidase: MNDHWETYNDWLIFSVKENKPNHKPLKFRTKPLKKGEDVYVVGWSYKDTLGAQRIYEYKYDTTDGIYHQLIQVKGPTSLGGLSGSPVVDKKGEVIGLVTSGGEDENTKQVLLQATNMKNAMKFISELK, translated from the coding sequence ATGAACGATCATTGGGAAACCTATAATGACTGGCTTATATTTTCTGTAAAAGAAAATAAACCCAACCATAAGCCTTTAAAATTCAGAACCAAACCTCTTAAGAAAGGAGAAGATGTATACGTAGTCGGGTGGTCTTATAAAGATACGCTGGGGGCGCAACGTATTTACGAATATAAATATGATACCACGGATGGAATATATCATCAACTTATTCAGGTAAAAGGCCCTACAAGTTTAGGTGGGCTAAGTGGTTCTCCGGTGGTTGATAAAAAAGGTGAGGTTATAGGACTCGTCACCTCTGGTGGAGAAGATGAAAATACAAAACAAGTATTATTACAAGCAACAAACATGAAAAATGCAATGAAGTTTATATCTGAATTAAAGTAA
- a CDS encoding LytR/AlgR family response regulator transcription factor — MVRCLLVDDESPAIALLNDHIKSFKDLEVIATAYSAVEAFEILKKEEIDLIFLDIEMPVLKGIDFLKTLKNPPKVIITTAYREYALDGYNLDIIDYLLKPISLDRFIKSIDRYYERVQHQLDTTPELVPTESYFFVNVNKKQIKVVFDDILYVESLKDYVRIHTTDQRIVVKSNIGKMATRLPSHLFLRTHRSFIVAIQKITAYTQRDIEIDTIEIPIGSSYALQVSATLTV, encoded by the coding sequence ATGGTACGATGTTTATTAGTAGACGATGAATCTCCGGCAATAGCACTATTGAATGATCATATTAAAAGTTTTAAGGATTTAGAAGTAATTGCTACTGCCTATAGTGCGGTGGAAGCTTTTGAAATACTTAAAAAAGAAGAAATTGACCTTATTTTTCTGGACATCGAAATGCCGGTTTTAAAAGGTATTGACTTTTTAAAAACATTAAAAAACCCTCCAAAAGTGATCATTACCACGGCCTACCGGGAGTATGCACTCGATGGGTACAATCTGGATATTATAGATTACTTGTTAAAACCGATTTCCCTAGATAGATTTATAAAGTCCATAGACCGCTATTATGAACGTGTACAACATCAACTTGATACCACTCCGGAATTGGTGCCTACGGAATCGTATTTCTTTGTAAACGTAAATAAAAAACAAATTAAAGTTGTTTTTGATGATATTTTATATGTAGAAAGCCTTAAAGATTATGTAAGGATTCATACTACAGATCAGAGAATTGTTGTTAAAAGTAATATTGGTAAGATGGCAACACGTCTTCCTTCCCACCTTTTTTTACGAACACATCGTTCCTTTATCGTTGCTATTCAAAAAATTACAGCCTACACACAACGGGATATTGAAATCGATACGATCGAAATACCAATTGGTTCTAGCTATGCTCTACAGGTATCGGCGACACTCACTGTATAA
- a CDS encoding GHKL domain-containing protein encodes MVENAFKHGVSGSIEKPEVRISLEQAEDFLKFVVWNTNTSEINNKTDHYKSGIGLVNIKRQLDLIYPDAHELKVEETEQFFELTLILKIT; translated from the coding sequence ATCGTAGAAAATGCTTTTAAACACGGGGTAAGCGGAAGTATTGAAAAACCGGAAGTTCGAATCTCACTGGAACAAGCAGAAGATTTTTTAAAATTTGTAGTTTGGAATACCAATACGAGCGAGATAAATAATAAAACTGACCATTATAAAAGTGGAATTGGGCTTGTTAATATTAAAAGGCAATTAGATTTAATTTACCCGGATGCGCACGAGTTAAAAGTTGAAGAAACCGAACAATTTTTTGAGCTAACACTGATTTTAAAAATTACTTAA
- a CDS encoding sensor histidine kinase, with the protein MPIYKNRVVQHILFWIGIFIFYIFSNASPELLRQSIETTLLKFPLLMIAAYVFNFWQVPKYLVQKKYMAFGISMIAIVLLLTVLFRVSGYYYLDKYCENGPYPFISLQDFPFYMLSFHFPALLMYFYKTNKMQEQEREKIHQLKREKISTELKYLKAQLNPHFLFNTLNNLYSYVITKSPKAPNMVLQLSEILDYILYKSQRTSVGLNEEIHTIENYIALEQIKYNDRLVVNFKKNICRAE; encoded by the coding sequence ATGCCTATCTATAAAAATAGAGTAGTGCAGCATATCCTTTTTTGGATAGGTATTTTTATATTTTATATTTTTTCAAATGCAAGCCCGGAATTATTAAGGCAATCCATAGAAACTACTTTGCTCAAGTTTCCTTTGCTTATGATCGCCGCTTATGTTTTTAATTTCTGGCAGGTGCCAAAATACCTGGTTCAGAAAAAATACATGGCTTTTGGGATATCCATGATTGCCATAGTGTTGTTACTTACCGTGTTATTTCGCGTGAGTGGATATTACTATCTGGATAAGTACTGTGAAAACGGACCGTATCCTTTTATTAGTTTACAGGATTTTCCTTTTTATATGTTGTCTTTTCATTTTCCTGCATTACTCATGTATTTTTATAAAACAAATAAAATGCAGGAGCAAGAAAGAGAAAAAATCCATCAACTAAAAAGGGAAAAAATTTCTACGGAACTCAAATATTTAAAAGCACAGCTTAACCCGCATTTTCTATTTAATACGCTTAATAACCTATATTCTTATGTAATTACTAAATCTCCCAAGGCTCCTAACATGGTTTTACAGCTTTCCGAAATTTTGGATTATATTTTATATAAAAGTCAAAGAACTTCTGTAGGGTTGAATGAGGAAATCCATACCATAGAAAACTATATTGCTCTTGAACAAATAAAGTATAACGACCGCTTAGTAGTTAATTTTAAGAAAAACATATGTAGGGCTGAATGA
- a CDS encoding LysR family transcriptional regulator, producing the protein MHYTLHQLQIFSKIVEMQSITKASEDLHLTQPAVSIQLRNFQQQFPIPLTEVIGRKLYITDFGKEIASAAEKILEEVKEINYKTLAYQGQLSGVLTISVVSTGKYIMPYFLSDFIRQHKGVELVLDVTNKAQVIRSLEKNKVDFSLVSVLPDKLKIEKTELMENQLYLVGNRDKRFDKKNYDKSILSKLPLIYRENGSGTRYTMESYIEENNIPVSKKMELTSNEAVKQAVIAGLGYSIMPLIGIRNELETGLLQIILIKGFPIKSKWHMIWLKNKKFSLVAKAFLNYLEQEKSTIIHNKFEGL; encoded by the coding sequence ATGCATTACACGCTTCATCAACTACAGATATTTTCTAAAATAGTGGAGATGCAAAGTATTACAAAAGCTTCTGAGGATTTGCATTTAACCCAACCTGCTGTTTCCATACAACTTAGAAATTTTCAACAGCAATTTCCGATTCCGCTGACAGAAGTTATAGGAAGGAAGTTATACATCACGGATTTCGGAAAAGAAATTGCTAGTGCTGCGGAAAAAATCCTGGAAGAGGTTAAGGAAATCAATTATAAAACCCTGGCGTATCAGGGACAGTTATCGGGCGTATTGACCATATCTGTGGTATCTACCGGAAAATATATTATGCCTTACTTTTTATCTGATTTTATCAGGCAGCATAAAGGGGTAGAACTGGTACTGGATGTTACTAACAAAGCGCAGGTTATCCGTAGTTTAGAGAAAAATAAAGTGGATTTTTCATTAGTTTCCGTACTTCCGGACAAACTAAAAATTGAAAAAACCGAATTGATGGAAAATCAATTATATCTGGTAGGAAACAGGGATAAGAGATTTGATAAAAAAAATTATGATAAATCCATTTTATCAAAATTACCCCTGATTTATCGCGAAAACGGATCGGGAACCCGCTATACCATGGAAAGCTATATTGAAGAGAACAATATACCGGTAAGTAAAAAGATGGAATTAACTTCTAACGAGGCGGTTAAACAAGCGGTTATTGCCGGATTGGGCTATTCTATTATGCCTCTGATCGGTATCAGGAACGAACTGGAAACCGGACTTTTACAGATTATTCTTATCAAAGGGTTTCCTATTAAATCGAAATGGCATATGATTTGGCTTAAAAATAAAAAGTTCTCTTTGGTTGCCAAAGCTTTTCTTAATTACCTGGAACAGGAAAAAAGCACCATTATCCATAATAAATTTGAAGGTTTGTAA
- a CDS encoding T9SS type A sorting domain-containing protein, with product MTILNKLLIKIFLLVLCFQVSNAQRSDYPLDQTPAIGNKNFTVLIATFGNFPVPETTVERVSAAVDVFNEYASRMSGGKIVVTSLISPILNISDADSQGADELQTKKRIMRQYAERSGIDVDVTYLGYVIISEDMDKFGGLGSGNGITGEITMGGNNIWIPGIVHEMMHMFSVGHAHTLDAGTNIFPGEIRGGRDPYHFMGSEGDQKNCPFNTNICEIDANLSLPHKGRFGWIDKDEYIIHKNDNGSKTFKIYNHDNHTRNTKERLGVYLTDYDNEGVFVLSYLKVKNLSERERLGSDGLMIHHVPYRSPAISVLLDLTPNSITSNDERPDDETYTDMHDAGDGTIAEGQSVDISDLYKVEVLKETKEPGENNYSVEFRISPVGCNSVDNKLETEDFVYDKVGNNDPCSSSFSTIWNLNDASRQMVRIDRLNLKSEGIEAEGNSFRILSANGTAPRNPLFSMERPLYRTFSTGETMWLSYLIKANELREGHFRVAPNSNTTLGVGKMLSNTLGINEDFDKQRSLSEGETVLIVAKYEINGNGNSNIYLWANPKPKLNGEPDQSNAIAKSTGISINEISTLGVEVGSSGNYNLDRIAITENYGAIFNSTTLSNDIDLENENRITVYPSPANKDLFITNPQSEPLNITIFSSLGKKVIEISDLSEEHIDVNGLSTGMYFASIRNTRLNTVNTVKFVKN from the coding sequence ATGACTATTTTAAACAAATTATTAATTAAAATCTTTTTATTAGTCTTATGCTTCCAGGTGAGTAATGCCCAGCGGAGTGACTATCCCTTAGATCAGACCCCCGCCATTGGTAACAAGAATTTTACCGTGCTTATTGCAACTTTTGGAAATTTTCCGGTTCCGGAAACAACTGTAGAAAGAGTTAGTGCAGCCGTAGATGTTTTTAACGAGTATGCAAGCCGGATGTCAGGTGGTAAAATTGTAGTAACTTCTTTAATTAGCCCTATACTTAATATTAGCGATGCTGATAGCCAAGGTGCCGATGAGCTACAGACTAAGAAGCGAATTATGAGGCAATATGCTGAACGTAGCGGTATTGATGTAGATGTAACCTATCTGGGGTATGTTATCATCTCTGAAGATATGGATAAATTTGGTGGTTTGGGATCCGGTAATGGTATTACCGGTGAAATAACAATGGGAGGAAACAATATTTGGATCCCCGGAATTGTACATGAAATGATGCATATGTTTTCTGTAGGTCACGCTCATACATTAGATGCAGGTACTAATATATTTCCCGGTGAAATCCGAGGCGGTAGAGATCCGTATCATTTTATGGGAAGTGAAGGGGATCAGAAAAACTGTCCTTTTAATACAAACATTTGCGAGATTGATGCTAACCTTTCTTTACCACATAAAGGCAGGTTTGGCTGGATTGACAAAGATGAATACATCATTCATAAAAATGACAATGGTAGTAAAACTTTTAAAATTTATAATCACGATAACCACACAAGGAATACAAAAGAACGTCTTGGGGTGTATTTAACCGATTATGATAATGAAGGGGTATTTGTTTTAAGCTACCTGAAAGTAAAAAATTTATCGGAACGAGAAAGACTGGGATCAGATGGACTTATGATACATCATGTACCTTACAGAAGTCCGGCTATCTCTGTACTATTAGATCTTACCCCTAATTCTATTACCAGTAATGACGAACGCCCGGATGACGAAACCTATACGGATATGCATGATGCTGGAGATGGTACTATTGCTGAGGGTCAAAGCGTAGATATTTCTGATCTTTATAAAGTTGAAGTACTAAAAGAAACCAAAGAACCGGGTGAAAATAATTACTCGGTTGAGTTTAGAATATCTCCTGTAGGTTGTAATAGTGTAGATAATAAATTGGAAACAGAAGATTTTGTTTATGATAAGGTTGGTAACAACGACCCTTGTTCAAGTAGCTTTAGTACTATATGGAACTTAAATGATGCTTCTCGACAGATGGTCCGTATCGATAGGCTTAACCTTAAATCCGAAGGGATTGAAGCAGAAGGAAATAGTTTTAGAATTCTTTCAGCAAACGGAACAGCACCGCGTAACCCGTTATTTTCTATGGAAAGACCACTTTATAGAACTTTTTCGACCGGAGAAACCATGTGGCTGAGTTACCTTATCAAAGCAAACGAACTGAGGGAAGGTCACTTCCGGGTAGCTCCTAATAGTAATACTACTCTTGGAGTTGGTAAAATGTTAAGTAATACCCTTGGTATTAATGAGGATTTTGATAAACAAAGAAGTTTATCAGAAGGGGAAACTGTTCTTATTGTTGCTAAATACGAAATTAATGGTAACGGAAATAGCAATATCTATTTATGGGCTAATCCTAAACCAAAATTAAACGGAGAACCTGATCAATCCAACGCTATTGCCAAAAGTACAGGAATTAGTATTAATGAAATCAGTACCTTAGGTGTAGAAGTAGGAAGCTCAGGTAATTATAATCTGGATAGAATAGCAATTACTGAGAACTATGGTGCTATTTTTAATAGCACCACACTTTCTAATGATATTGATTTAGAAAACGAGAATCGTATCACAGTCTATCCAAGTCCTGCAAATAAAGATTTATTCATCACTAATCCGCAATCCGAACCATTGAATATTACTATTTTTTCAAGTTTGGGTAAAAAGGTGATCGAAATATCCGATCTTTCAGAGGAACATATTGATGTTAATGGCCTTTCGACAGGAATGTATTTTGCCTCTATCCGGAATACCAGACTAAATACCGTGAATACAGTAAAATTTGTTAAGAATTAA
- a CDS encoding DUF2855 family protein — protein MNALDFTVKIDDLHQYELITKNYPEKLLPDQVMLAIEKFSFTSNNITYGVVGEQMNYWKFFPTQPGYGIIPAWGIAHVINSNHPEVKVGQRFYGYYPMSTHLLVTAGKVSNKGFMDITEHRQALPPIYNFYVNIEQDPLFTPRTEGLISIFRPLFVTSFLINEALADQNFYDATQIMVTSASSKTAQALAFLLAHRKKEIGQEFSLVALTSDSNVAFVKNLGWYDQTISYEQISHLTADKKSIIVDFAGNHNLQFKLQTILKEDLIYNCLVGLVDWQNLEGENPLPKEGTFFFAPNQVEKLQKEWGVIKFQQKVGEALLQFISHAQSTISIKKYQGVEQLKQLYTDTLNGKVDPKYGNIVSLNES, from the coding sequence ATGAATGCCTTAGATTTTACTGTAAAAATAGATGACCTTCACCAGTACGAATTGATCACAAAAAATTATCCTGAAAAACTCTTACCTGATCAGGTAATGTTAGCAATTGAAAAATTTTCTTTTACTTCAAATAATATTACCTACGGCGTCGTGGGAGAACAGATGAACTATTGGAAATTTTTTCCAACACAACCCGGTTATGGGATCATTCCGGCCTGGGGTATCGCTCACGTAATTAATTCTAATCATCCGGAAGTAAAAGTAGGGCAACGGTTTTATGGGTACTATCCTATGAGTACCCATTTATTAGTTACCGCGGGCAAGGTTAGCAATAAAGGTTTTATGGATATTACCGAACATCGACAGGCGCTTCCACCCATTTATAATTTTTATGTAAATATAGAACAAGACCCTTTGTTTACACCAAGAACCGAAGGATTAATCTCTATATTTCGTCCGTTATTTGTCACTTCTTTTTTAATTAATGAGGCTTTGGCGGATCAAAATTTCTATGATGCCACGCAAATTATGGTAACCAGTGCTTCCAGTAAAACCGCTCAAGCTTTGGCCTTCTTATTAGCGCACCGAAAAAAAGAAATAGGACAAGAATTCAGTCTCGTAGCACTCACTTCTGATAGCAATGTAGCATTTGTCAAAAACCTAGGTTGGTACGATCAGACCATCAGCTATGAGCAAATTTCTCACTTAACAGCTGATAAAAAATCAATCATTGTAGATTTTGCCGGTAACCATAACCTACAATTTAAACTACAAACGATACTGAAAGAAGATTTAATATACAATTGTTTAGTAGGACTGGTGGATTGGCAAAATTTAGAAGGCGAGAACCCCTTGCCAAAAGAAGGAACTTTTTTCTTTGCTCCCAACCAGGTAGAAAAGCTACAAAAAGAATGGGGAGTAATCAAATTTCAACAAAAAGTCGGAGAAGCATTATTGCAATTTATAAGTCATGCACAATCAACCATTTCAATTAAAAAATATCAAGGGGTGGAGCAATTAAAACAATTGTATACAGATACCTTAAACGGAAAAGTGGATCCTAAATACGGGAATATAGTAAGCCTAAATGAAAGTTGA
- a CDS encoding histidine triad nucleotide-binding protein → MVQGSVFTKIINRELPATIVYEDDDIISFVPLRLQAPVHLLIVPKKEIYTINDATEEDMKVLGKMILVAKKLAKERGVSETGYRLSINTNEDAGQSVFHIHMHLLGGKKLGPMVVQEE, encoded by the coding sequence ATAGTTCAAGGCTCTGTATTTACTAAAATTATAAATAGAGAATTACCCGCTACTATTGTATATGAAGATGATGATATTATATCTTTTGTGCCTTTGAGGCTTCAGGCTCCTGTTCATCTTCTTATTGTTCCAAAGAAAGAGATTTATACTATTAATGATGCTACGGAAGAAGATATGAAGGTTCTGGGTAAAATGATCCTGGTAGCCAAAAAGTTAGCAAAGGAAAGAGGCGTTTCAGAAACCGGTTATCGTCTCTCCATCAATACGAATGAAGATGCCGGTCAATCTGTGTTCCATATTCATATGCATTTACTAGGCGGTAAGAAATTAGGGCCTATGGTAGTACAAGAAGAGTAA